In a single window of the Nakaseomyces glabratus chromosome B, complete sequence genome:
- the SPT20 gene encoding Spt20p (CAGL0B01353g~Putative RNA polymerase II coactivator), with protein sequence MNGSPNYGQDKSMLGVAVNGVGSPGSPVNMASPGSGVGSGATPSSMATGPANGPGNYTGGQGQQMPRMPGGPAGTGIPTGMNGQALNQRQILQQKMLLRQQQVQQAQHQRQIALQNYENQFNQLLMMHNPRPKRNYAFVETPNELLKKYEQYRPSFEFHIYENNYKICAPANTRLQQQQKNPELTSDGLILNKSNETLREFLEYVARGRIPYAIMEVLRDCNIQFYEGNLILQVYDHTNTVDVTIRSDTKGQDHSNGSPHKSPNAVTSAGHSGNPGNLGQAGAVSIKMESPKPVTGSPAASNLKNQIGAVGNMKEDAEKSGNTTLTQTPGQSKPGENQNTKLDSNQTYKRPRVYRTLLRPNDLSQYYDLMSYADHSRFSDTVYQQLESELLTLTKRNLDLSVPMNPYEHKDKLEDELFTAPYWDENVKGIIHQHRDESTAARTKGVVHHIPEHEDNEQKTSEYEQLMLIMNERTTTSTGATFAAIVAMNAMQKMKRSNENAEDDDAVGGIENGLKGSNNNSTGSKVAMAAAAAAASLGGTMNSETNQFRRLKFIEQWKINKEKRKQQALANNMLPTAYNARISMTTPQNGGSSNGMPQGGNSTEGTGKGKAAAKGAKGGTKRGGSTAAGDKAPKPKKPRKTKAKTADGDAAPKRKKAPTKKKQPSGSEGGTPNVPQTPGTAGSPS encoded by the coding sequence ATGAACGGGAGCCCGAACTATGGACAGGACAAAAGCATGCTTGGTGTCGCAGTGAATGGGGTTGGCTCACCAGGCAGTCCAGTTAATATGGCCTCACCTGGTTCTGGTGTAGGCTCCGGGGCTACACCCAGCTCAATGGCAACTGGTCCTGCTAATGGTCCTGGTAACTATACAGGTGGCCAGGGACAACAAATGCCACGTATGCCAGGTGGACCGGCTGGAACTGGGATACCGACAGGCATGAATGGACAAGCTCTAAACCAGCGCCAAATtttacaacaaaaaatgTTGCTTCGACAGCAGCAAGTACAGCAAGCGCAACATCAGAGACAAATAGCACTACAAAACTACGAAAACCAATTTAATCAGCTATTGATGATGCACAACCCACGCCCAAAGAGGAATTATGCCTTTGTTGAAACTCCGAACGAACTTTTAAAGAAGTATGAACAATACAGACCTAGTTTTGAGTTTCATATCTACGAgaataattataaaatttgtGCACCTGCAAATACGAGGTTACAGCAACAGCAGAAAAATCCGGAACTTACAAGTGATGGTCTCATATTAAACAAAAGTAACGAAACATTGCGTGAATTTCTGGAATATGTAGCGCGGGGACGGATACCTTATGCGATCATGGAGGTTTTGCGAGATTGTAACATACAGTTTTATGAAGGCAACTTAATTTTACAAGTATATGATCACACAAACACAGTTGATGTGACTATACGTAGTGATACTAAAGGACAAGACCATTCGAACGGTAGCCCCCATAAGAGCCCTAATGCTGTTACATCCGCGGGACATAGTGGAAACCCAGGTAATTTGGGGCAAGCAGGCGCTGTCTCTATCAAAATGGAAAGCCCGAAACCTGTCACTGGAAGTCCTGCTGCGTCTAACTTAAAGAATCAAATTGGCGCAGTTGGCAATATGAAAGAAGACGCTGAAAAAAGTGGAAACACTACCCTAACACAAACACCTGGACAATCTAAACCAGGGGAAAACCAAAACACCAAGCTGGATTCCAATCAAACATATAAGAGACCCAGAGTGTATAGGACTTTATTACGTCCAAATGACTTGTCACAATATTATGACTTGATGAGTTATGCTGACCATTCCAGGTTTTCCGATACCGTATACCAGCAATTGGAATCGGAGCTTTTAACCCTAACAAAAAGGAACCTTGATTTGAGTGTCCCCATGAATCCTTACGAACATAAAGATAAACTTGAAGATGAGTTATTTACTGCACCATATTGGGATGAGAACGTTAAGGGTATTATCCACCAGCATAGAGACGAAAGTACCGCAGCAAGGACGAAAGGAGTTGTACACCATATTCCTGAACatgaagataatgaacAAAAGACATCTGAATATGAACAGCTGATGTTGATTATGAATGAGAGGACAACAACTTCCACAGGTGCCACTTTTGCTGCAATAGTTGCAATGAATGCTATGCAGAAGATGAAACGTAGCAATGAAAATGCAGAGGATGATGATGCTGTAGGTGGAATAGAAAATGGACTGAAGGGATCCAATAACAACAGTACGGGGAGTAAAGTGGCTATGGCAGCTGCGGCTGCGGCTGCTTCCTTAGGAGGAACAATGAATAGTGAGACTAACCAATTTAGGCGGTTAAAATTTATTGAGCAATGGAAGATCaataaagagaaaaggAAGCAACAGGCTCTAGCTAATAACATGCTGCCAACTGCCTACAATGCTCGTATTTCGATGACAACTCCTCAAAATGGCGGCAGTTCTAATGGAATGCCGCAGGGAGGTAATTCCACAGAAGGCACTGGAAAAGGAAAGGCTGCAGCAAAAGGAGCAAAGGGTGGCACTAAGAGAGGAGGAAGTACTGCTGCAGGTGACAAAGCTCCTAAACCTAAGAAGCCACGTAAGACTAAAGCCAAAACTGCAGATGGCGATGCTGCTCCCAAGAGGAAAAAGGCGCCAACTAAGAAGAAGCAGCCTTCAGGTAGTGAAGGTGGTACTCCAAACGTCCCTCAAACTCCAGGTACTGCAGGTTCTCCTTCCTAA